From the genome of Colletotrichum higginsianum IMI 349063 chromosome 4, whole genome shotgun sequence, one region includes:
- a CDS encoding putative Alcohol dehydrogenase, giving the protein MADLPQTMRSLAARKHCAPAEWEVAVFPLPTISDPTDMIVRVHAGAVMKGDCQRIGGSNLVSIPGKTGPDIRHLRRFPLKVGSEGAGIVVAIGSEVKRFKVGDAVYGLNIARPIFSGPDPGFCSEYAIVQERMMLPKPAQMSFEEAASLAGYTVTAYQCIKQGLALAGEESLEGKTVYIPGALSGGGSSTIQVAKNVFGAAKIISTVSTPKLGLVEQYLPGLVDQLVDYTTTEIGDVVPKGSVDFMVNTQMSTLSSGIPLLRPQTGVVVSIASIPPSSVFKEMVGPGVVPFWLCWLLDLTQLWYKWKLRGTNIQHQFVSGDSEKREDNEKAGEFIATGKVKGVFRVTNLSDIEAVREECGKVNTGKGGLGRCVVRIKE; this is encoded by the exons ATGGCCGACCTTCCCCAGACGATGCGATCCCTTGCGGCGCGGAAGCACTGCGCGCCTGCGGAGTGGGAAGTGGCCGTGTTTCCGCTTCCCACGATATCGGACCCGACGGATATGATCGTCCGCGTTCACGCCGGGGCCGTCATGAAAGGTGACTGCCAGAGAATCGGCGGTTCAAATCTTGTTTCAATAC CTGGCAAAACAGGTCCTGATATCCGCCATTTACGTAGGTTCCCGCTCAAGGTCGGATCCGAGGGGGCCGGAATCGTCGTGGCTATCGGTTCCGAGGTCAAACGTTTCAAGGTCGGCGATGCAGTGTACGGGCTGAATATCGCCCGGCCGATCTTCAGCGGGCCCGATCCGGGGTTCTGCTCCGAGTACGCCATTGTTCAGGAGAGGATGATGCTCCCGAAGCCGGCGCAGATGAGTTTCGAAGAGGCCGCCTCCCTCGCGGGATACACCGTCACCGCATACCAGTGCATCAAGCAAGGCCTGGCACTAGCCGGCGAGGAGAGCCTCGAGGGGAAGACCGTCTACATCCCTGGGGCATTGAGCGGAGGCGGCTCTAGTACCATTCAGGTCGCCAAAAACGTCTTTGGCGCCGCGAAGATCATCTCAACCGTTTCGACTCCGAAGCTGGGTCTTGTCGAGCAGTACCTGCCCGGCCTCGTGGATCAACTCGTCGACTACACGACAACGGAGATCGGGGATGTCGTTCCCAAAGGAAGTGTGGACTTCATGGTCAATACTCAGATGTCTACATTGAGCTCTGGCATCCCGCTCCTGAGACCGCAGACTGGGGTTGTCGTATCCATCGCGTCCATCCCCCCGTCATCCGTATTCAAAGAAATGGTCGGACCGGGCGTGGTCCCGTTCTGGCTCTGTTGGCTGTTGGACCTGACTCAGCTGTGGTACAAGTGGAAGCTACGCGGGACCAACATTCAGCATCAGTTCGTGTCAGGGGACTCGGAGAAACGGGAGGACAATGAGAAGGCCGGAGAGTTCATCGCCACTGGCAAGGTCAAGGGAGTGTTCCGGGTGACGAACCTGTCCGACATCGAGGCGGTCAGGGAAGAATGCGGGAAGGTGAATACTGGCAAAGGGGGGCTTGGCCGATGCGTTGTGAGAATCAAGGAGTGA
- a CDS encoding Alcohol dehydrogenase, which produces MPNDQSLVLPDGRTLSYTTFGVTPRPDQPTIFHFHGLPGSHHEGQPIHEAAVKCNVCVVAVTRPGYGGSTFQPNRTILSFPQDVLRLADHLNIDRFAVLGVSGGGPYALACLHSIPSTRLAGAAIVSGMYPTKLGLGSMMLLNRVLFTLAPWVTWLVEMVAEWEMGNVARDVNHPERLAQSVVESFKSRPIEDQEALFADDGRILSALVQSTRDAVRESCRGFAWEARLFGSPWGFELGDLVVEKGRLVIWHGGKDINVPRRMAVEAAEAIPGAELRIDEDEAHVSLLAHRTDNIIAALTQMLRK; this is translated from the coding sequence ATGCCAAATGATCAGTCTCTCGTCCTCCCCGACGGACGCACCCTCAGCTACACCACGTTCGGCGTCACGCCCCGACCAGATCAGCCGACCATCTTCCATTTCCACGGCCTCCCCGGCTCTCATCATGAAGGCCAACCCATCCACGAGGCAGCCGTGAAGTGCAACGTctgcgtcgtcgccgtgACCCGCCCAGGCTACGGCGGCTCAACTTTCCAACCGAACCGGACCATACTCTCCTTCCCCCAGGACGTCCTCCGCCTCGCAGACCATCTGAACATCGATCGCTTTGCGGTCCTGGGCGTCTCTGGCGGCGGGCCGTACGCCCTCGCCTGTCTTCACTCAATCCCGTCGACTCGcttggccggcgccgcgatCGTCTCGGGCATGTACCCGACGAAACTCGGCCTCGGTAGCATGATGCTCCTCAACCGCGTCCTCTTCACCCTGGCGCCCTGGGTGACATGGCTCGTGGAGATGGTCGCTGAGTGGGAAATGGGGAACGTGGCCCGGGACGTGAACCACCCGGAACGGCTTGCGCAGTCGGTGGTCGAGAGCTTTAAGAGCCGACCGATCGAGGACCAGGAGGCGCTCtttgccgacgacggcaggaTCCTGAGCGCCCTGGTGCAGAGCACCCGCGACGCGGTGCGCGAGAGCTGTCGGGGCTTCGCATGGGAGGCGAGGCTGTTCGGAAGCCCGTGGGGGTTCGAGCTGGGGGACTTGGTGGTCGAGAAGGGGAGGTTGGTGATATGGCACGGCGGCAAGGATATCAACGTCCCTCGCCGGATGGCtgtggaggcggcggaggcgatTCCGGGCGCTGAGCTGAGgatcgacgaggacgaggcgcaTGTGAGCCTGTTGGCTCACAGGACGGACAACATCATCGCCGCGCTAACGCAGATGCTGAGAAAATGA
- a CDS encoding Chitin recognition protein, with amino-acid sequence MGLCLPLAFLGIVALVFAAFDPTSKNNVVVYYGQGPNQGDLIDHCQQPEVDVIVLSFVHLFPAQANGYPGTNFGNRCGGQVYPGPGFNGVNDPSRNQLQSHCPSLNAQIPVCQQQYGKKILLSLGGGVTAYQLTGQNEGELLATYLWKMFGPRDPSWTGPRPFDNNGQAVEVDGFDMDIEHPSTDNSVGYIALVTLLRTFYASASKQYYLTGAPQCVVPDASMAAMISAAKFDMIFVQFYNTPSCSAATWASSNPSYVPGQAFQAAGFTYDAWVQWLSNTPSRDAKVFITLPGSPDAANPGNYINHEQARNIISAYYCRPSFGGVAVWEATRGASNPYNGKSFQATMKAPTTPAPSSVPPTQPTIPPNPTPNPNPNPNPGQPGACGAGVGSCGSGFCCSEYGYCGTTSAYCGTGCQPGFGTCSAGGGGGDPGLPVSTDGSCGAGKATCRGNGNHQCCSKYGFCGNSDLYCGAGCQPGFGICS; translated from the exons ATGGGACTCTGCCTCCCATTGGCCTTCCTCGGCATTGTGGCCTTGGTtttcgccgccttcgaccCAACATCGAAGAACAATGTCGTGGTCTACTAC GGACAAGGTCCGAACCAGGGTGACCTGATCGATCACTGCCAGCAGCCCGAAGTCGATGTCATCGTCCTCTCCTTCGTGCATCTCTTCCCAGCTCAGGCGAACGGCTACCCCGGCACGAACTTTGGAAATCGATGCGGCGGTCAGGTGTATCCGGGCCCCGGATTCAATGGCGTCAACGACCCGTCAAGGAACCAGCTGCAGTCCCACTGCCCGAGTCTGAATGCCCAGATCCCTGTGTGTCAGCAGCAGTACGGCAAGAAGATCCTCCTGTCCCTCGGAGGCGGTGTCACGGCCTACCAACTCACAGGCCAAAACGAAGGCGAGCTGTTGGCGACGTATCTGTGGAAGATGTTTGGTCCCAGAGACCCAAGCTGGACCGGGCCCCGCCCTTTCGATAACAACGGGCAGGCTGTTGAGGTTGACGGGTTTGACATGGACATTGAGCATCCGTCAACAG ACAACTCCGTTGGCTACATTGCTCTTGTCACTCTGTTGAGAACCTTCTATGCTTCGGCATCGAAGCAATACTACCTGACGGGCGCTCCCCAATGCGTGGTCCCAGACGCCAGCATGGCAGCCATGATCTCTGCCGCTAAGTTCGACATGATCTTTGTTCAGTTCTACAACACCCCGAGCTGCTCAGCAGCCACTTGGGCCTCGAGCAACCCGTCATATGTTCCTGGACAAGCGTTTCAAGCGGCCGGTTTTACTTATGATGCCTGGGTTCAGTGGCTGTCCAACACACCTAGCCGAGATGCAAAGGTGTTCATTACCTTGCCTGGCTCTCCTGACGCAGCCAACCCGGGAAACTACATCAACCATGAGCAAGCCAGAAATATCATTAGCGCCTACTACTGCCGGCCGTCGTTCGGCGGCGTTGCTGTTTGGGAAGCGACTCGAGGGGCCAGTAACCCGTACAACGGCAAATCTTTCCAGGCAACCATGAAG GCCCCGACGACACCGGCACCGTCATCTGTACCGCCGACCCAACCAACAATTCCGCCGAATCCCACTCCCAATCCCAATCCCAATCCCAATCCTGGCCAGCCTGGTGCATGTGGAGCGGGCGTGGGATCCTGCGGCAGTGGGTTTTGCTGCAGCGAATACGGCTATTGCGGGACAACGAGTGCATACTGCGGCACTGGATGTCAGCCCGGTTTCGGCACATGCAGCGCCGGAGGCGGAGGTGGAGACCCGGGACTTCCGGTCTCGACGGATGGATCATGTGGCGCTGGGAAAGCCACTTGCCGAGGCAATGGCAACCATCAGTGCTGTAGCAAGTACGGGTTCTGCGGAAACTCCGATTTGTACTGCGGTGCCGGTTGTCAGCCTGGCTTTGGTATATGCAGCTGA